Proteins encoded within one genomic window of Salmo trutta chromosome 11, fSalTru1.1, whole genome shotgun sequence:
- the si:dkey-9i23.16 gene encoding uncharacterized protein si:dkey-9i23.16 isoform X1 yields MSPPRLGDSDTIVNINIRSNRFFVTAWTYTVILQQKRAVCIQQGLFSSRMMSSTESGADVPKLHRLFIKFDPEVVAVMSILLGLMQVLLAVPLYYMDVGLPKLHIVLPLFIGFLFVTAGSFALACEKSPSRQLLTGCAYTNVASLVAGLLALCLYSVSLHSVQGSAAPCTLPNTNLYTLTAQKCPGEYLKEFFRSLIVLLIVYDLGALTLHSLLSFSALKGLRVGLCQMIN; encoded by the exons ATGTCACCCCCTCGTCTTGGAGACAGTGATACAATAGTCAATATAAACATTCGTAGCAACCGTTTTTTTGTGACAGCCTGGACCTACACGGTAATTTTGCAACAAAAAAGGGCCGTGTGCATACAACAAGGGCTGTTTTCGTCAAG GATGATGTCATCCACTGAGTCAGGAGCAGATGTTCCTAAACTACATCGCCTCTTCATCAAGTTTGACCCAGAGGTTGTAGCG GTGATGTCGATACTGCTGGGTCTAATGCAGGTGCTGTTGGCTGTGCCTCTGTACTACATGGACGTTGGTTTACCCAAACTACACATCGTGCTCCCTTTATTTATTGGCTTCCTG TTTGTGACGGCAGGGTCGTTCGCCTTGGCCTGTGAGAAGTCTCCCAGCAGACAGCTA CTGACGGGCTGTGCCTACACTAACGTGGCCAGCCTGGTGGCGGGCCTACTGGCTCTGTGTTTGTACAGCGTCTCCCTACACTCCGTCCAGGGCTCTGCTGCACCCTGCACTCTGCCAAACACCAACCTGTACACATTGACGGCACAAAAGTGCCCAGGAGAGTACCTAAAG GAGTTCTTCAGGAGTCTCATAGTCCTACTCATCGTTTATGACTTGGGGGCTCTtaccctccactctctcctctctttctccgcgCTCAAGGGACTCAGAGTGGGACTGTGCCAAATGATCAATTAA
- the si:dkey-9i23.16 gene encoding uncharacterized protein si:dkey-9i23.16 isoform X2 — MSPPRLGDSDTIVNINIRSNRFFVTAWTYTVILQQKRAVCIQQGLFSSRMMSSTESGADVPKLHRLFIKFDPEVVAVMSILLGLMQVLLAVPLYYMDVGLPKLHIVLPLFIGFLLTGCAYTNVASLVAGLLALCLYSVSLHSVQGSAAPCTLPNTNLYTLTAQKCPGEYLKEFFRSLIVLLIVYDLGALTLHSLLSFSALKGLRVGLCQMIN; from the exons ATGTCACCCCCTCGTCTTGGAGACAGTGATACAATAGTCAATATAAACATTCGTAGCAACCGTTTTTTTGTGACAGCCTGGACCTACACGGTAATTTTGCAACAAAAAAGGGCCGTGTGCATACAACAAGGGCTGTTTTCGTCAAG GATGATGTCATCCACTGAGTCAGGAGCAGATGTTCCTAAACTACATCGCCTCTTCATCAAGTTTGACCCAGAGGTTGTAGCG GTGATGTCGATACTGCTGGGTCTAATGCAGGTGCTGTTGGCTGTGCCTCTGTACTACATGGACGTTGGTTTACCCAAACTACACATCGTGCTCCCTTTATTTATTGGCTTCCTG CTGACGGGCTGTGCCTACACTAACGTGGCCAGCCTGGTGGCGGGCCTACTGGCTCTGTGTTTGTACAGCGTCTCCCTACACTCCGTCCAGGGCTCTGCTGCACCCTGCACTCTGCCAAACACCAACCTGTACACATTGACGGCACAAAAGTGCCCAGGAGAGTACCTAAAG GAGTTCTTCAGGAGTCTCATAGTCCTACTCATCGTTTATGACTTGGGGGCTCTtaccctccactctctcctctctttctccgcgCTCAAGGGACTCAGAGTGGGACTGTGCCAAATGATCAATTAA